The Theropithecus gelada isolate Dixy chromosome 11, Tgel_1.0, whole genome shotgun sequence genome includes a region encoding these proteins:
- the TMEM119 gene encoding transmembrane protein 119 — MVSAAAPSLLIALLLLLGSVPATDTRSVPLKAAFLEDMAGSGEAEGSSASSPSLPPPRTPALSPTSLGPQPTRLGGPSPPTNFLDGIVDFFRQYVMLIAVVGSLAFLLMFIVCAAVITRQKHKASAYYPSSFPKKKYVDQSDRAGGPRAFSEVPDRAPDSRPEEALDSSRQLQADILAATQNLKSPTRAALGGGEGARMVEGRGAEEEEKGSQEGDQEVQGHGVPVETPEAQEEPCSGVPEVAGEGQGELEGSLLLAQEAQGPVGPSESPCACSSVHPSV; from the coding sequence ATGGTTTCGGCGGCAGCCCCCAGCCTCCTCATCGCTCTGTTGCTGCTCCTGGGGTCTGTGCCCGCTACCGACACCCGCTCTGTGCCCCTGAAGGCTGCGTTCCTGGAGGACATGGCAGGTAGTGGGGAGGCCGAGGGCTCGTCGGCCTCCTCCCCGAGCCTCCCGCCACCCCGGACCCCGGCCCTCAGCCCCACATCGTTGGGGCCCCAGCCCACACGCCTGGGGGGCCCGTCACCCCCTACCAACTTCCTGGATGGGATCGTGGACTTCTTCCGCCAGTACGTGATGCTGATTGCTGTGGTGGGCTCCCTGGCCTTTCTGCTGATGTTCATCGTCTGTGCCGCGGTCATCACCCGGCAGAAGCACAAGGCCTCGGCCTATTACCCGTCGTCCTTCCCCAAGAAGAAGTACGTGGACCAGAGTGACCGGGCCGGGGGCCCCCGGGCCTTCAGTGAGGTCCCCGACAGAGCCCCCGACAGCCGGCCCGAGGAAGCCCTGGATTCATCCCGGCAGCTCCAGGCCGACATCTTGGCCGCCACCCAGAACCTCAAGTCCCCCACCAGGGCTGCACTGGGCGGTGGGGAGGGAGCCAGGATGGTGGAGGGCAGGGGGgcggaggaagaggagaaaggcagccaggagggggaCCAGGAAGTCCAGGGACATGGGGTCCCAGTGGAGACACCAGAGGCGCAGGAGGAGCCGTGTTCAGGGGTGCCTGAGGTGGCCGGTGAGGGCCAAGGGGAGCTGGAAGGGTCTCTCTTGTTAGCCCAGGAAGCCCAGGGACCAGTGGGTCCCTCCGAAAGTCCCTGTGCTTGCAGCAGCGTCCACCCTAGTGTCTAA